In Nymphaea colorata isolate Beijing-Zhang1983 chromosome 3, ASM883128v2, whole genome shotgun sequence, a genomic segment contains:
- the LOC116251128 gene encoding origin of replication complex subunit 6 gives MDLSDIAARLGISGSKPLIRKAEELRRLANAKFDSSIIGVGEVCKAVICLEIAASRLKVTFDRQSAVRLSGMSDKAYTRSLNGMQNCLGVKAQLDVRELGIQFGCVRLIPFVQRGLTLYKERFRAALPENRRGAVDFSRAVFTGVAFYLCAKRHKLKVDKLKMIELCGTSESEFSNISTSMNDLCFDVFGTAKEKKDPASVKGNRELLDALPSKRKHGDGGDTSDESFESNGEEDASELPTYKRHKHMEKRAYEEWKSSVLASNSRSKPAEPNKKKQTQLSFARKVQKSVTAESV, from the exons ATGGATCTCTCGGATATCGCCGCCAGGCTCGGCATCTCCGGTTCCAAGCCCCTCATCCGCAAGGCGGAGGAACTCCGCCGCCTCGCCAACGCTAAATTCGACTCCTCCATCATCGGCGTG GGTGAGGTTTGTAAAGCCGTGATCTGCCTGGAGATTGCCGCTTCCAG ATTGAAGGTTACGTTCGATCGGCAGAGCGCGGTTAGATTGAGCGGGATGTCTGATAAGGCCTACACCAGATCGTTGAATGGAATGCAGAACTGTCTTGGGGTCAA GGCTCAGTTGGACGTTCGGGAGTTAGGGATTCAATTTGGATGTGTGAGGCTGATTCCCTTCGTGCAGAGAGGATTGACCCT ATACAAAGAACGGTTTCGTGCTGCATTGCCAGAAAATAGACGAGGAGCAGTTGATTTCAGCAGAGCCGTATTTACAGGGGTTGCGTTCTATCTTTGTGCTAAAAGACACAAG CTCAAGGTGGACAAGCTAAAAATGATAGAGCTATGCGGAACTTCTGAGTCAGAGTTCTCAAAT ATCTCAACTTCAATGAACGATTTATGCTTTGATGTTTTTGGAAcggcaaaagaaaagaaggaccCTGCATCTGTGAAAGGAAATAGAG AGCTATTAGATGCATTACCTAGTAAAAGAAAACACGGGGATGGCGGTGATACGTCCGATGAATCCTTTGAGTCAAATGGTGAAGAAGATGCATCAGAG CTACCTACGTATAAAAGACACAAGCATATGGAGAAACGAGCTTACGAAGAATGGAAATCATCAGTCTTAGCATCCAACAGCCGAAGCAAGCCTGCTG aaccaaacaagaagaaacaaacacaactgAGCTTTGCGCGGAAGGTTCAGAAATCTGTCACAGCCGAATCTGTATAG
- the LOC116251249 gene encoding vesicle-associated membrane protein 711, producing MAILYALVARGSVVLAEFSATPTTANAIARQILEKIPGNVDSHVSYSQDRYIFHVKRTDGLTVLCMADDTAGRRIPFAFLEDIHSRFVKTYGRAVHSALPYAMNDEFSRVLSQQMDYYSNDPNADRINRMRGEMNQVRNVMIENIDKVLDRGDRLELLVDKTANMQGNTFRFRRQARRFRSSVWWRNVKLTVALIVLLIIIIYIVLIFVCHGFTLPSCR from the exons ATGGCGATCCTGTACGCGCTGGTCGCTCGCGGCTCCGTCGTCCTTGCGGAGTTCAGCGCCACGCCGACGACAGCGAATGCGATCGCCAGGCAGATTTTGGAGAAGATCCCCGGCAACGTCGACAGCCACGTCTCCTACTCGCAGGATCGGTACATCTTTCATGTCAAGCGCACCGATGGTCTCACCGTTCTCTGTATGGCCGACGACACAGCTGGAC GGAGAATCCCATTTGCTTTTCTGGAAGATATTCATAGTAGGTTTGTGAAGACCTATGGTCGTGCAGTTCATTCAGCTCTTCCATATGCCATGAATGATGAATTTTCTAGAGTATTAAGCCAACAAATGGATTATTATTCAAATGATCCAAATGCAGACAGAATAAATCGCATGAGAGGTGAAATGAATCAG GTCCGCAATGTAATGATTGAGAATATCGACAAAGTTCTAGACAGAGGTGACAGATTAGAATTGCTTGTTGATAAAACAGCGAATATGCAAGGGAACACTTTTCGCTTTAGAAGGCAAGCTCGTCGTTTCAGAAGTTCAGTCTGGTGGAGGAATGTCAAGCTCAC GGTTGCATTGATTGTCCTCCTCATCATTATCATTTACATCGTGCTTATTTTCGTCTGCCACGGATTTACTCTACCTTCCTGTCGGTAA